From the genome of Pantoea alfalfae, one region includes:
- a CDS encoding phage tail protein, giving the protein MMMIYGMMPFMRQTLPYGDMQQNIDYRWPTNSRFGQRPAAQFIGPGDEKITLSGELRPEITGGSVSLMTIRLMADEGRAWPLIGGSGMIYGMYVIESISNTFSEFYPNGTASKIMFTLSLKRVDESLTSMFGDLKKQADGLISGTANLPGQLTSAIDGVKSAAGSLISTAGGLLG; this is encoded by the coding sequence ATGATGATGATTTACGGCATGATGCCGTTTATGCGACAGACCCTACCTTACGGGGATATGCAGCAGAATATCGACTATCGCTGGCCCACTAACAGCCGGTTCGGGCAGCGTCCGGCGGCGCAGTTTATCGGGCCGGGCGATGAAAAAATCACGCTATCCGGGGAGCTGCGCCCGGAAATCACAGGCGGCTCGGTGTCGCTGATGACCATCCGCCTGATGGCCGACGAGGGCAGGGCGTGGCCGCTGATTGGCGGCAGCGGAATGATTTACGGCATGTACGTGATCGAGAGTATTTCTAACACCTTCAGCGAGTTTTATCCCAACGGAACGGCCAGCAAAATCATGTTTACCCTGAGCCTGAAGCGCGTTGATGAGTCGCTCACCTCGATGTTTGGCGATCTGAAGAAACAGGCTGACGGGCTTATCAGCGGAACCGCGAATCTGCCAGGGCAGCTTACGTCTGCAATTGACGGCGTGAAGTCGGCGGCCGGTAGCCTGATTTCAACTGCAGGGGGGCTGCTGGGATGA
- a CDS encoding ogr/Delta-like zinc finger family protein, protein MMHCPLCSTAAHAKSSRYISKETKERYHQCTNINCSCTFKTHEALAGIIVSPGQVNKVMLHVHQEQQPLQLH, encoded by the coding sequence ATGATGCACTGCCCGTTATGCAGCACCGCAGCTCACGCTAAAAGCAGCCGCTATATCTCAAAAGAAACAAAAGAGCGTTACCACCAATGCACCAACATCAATTGCAGTTGTACGTTTAAAACGCACGAGGCTCTAGCCGGGATTATCGTAAGTCCGGGGCAGGTGAACAAGGTGATGCTCCATGTACATCAAGAACAGCAGCCATTACAGTTGCACTAA
- a CDS encoding phage late control D family protein: MIGISSLPVQAGAQLTPDFLLKVNSKDVTTNIRDRLISMTLTDNRGFEADQLDFELDDADGQLAMPVRGAVITLFLGWKGQTLFGKGNFTVDEVEHHGAPDTMTIRARSADFRGSLNSRQEVSYHDTTLGEVVTQIAGRNNLKPMLADGFAGIAVAHIDQTQETDAKFLTRLATLYGAVAAVKAGRLLFIKPGNGVTASGKLIPQMTITRQDGDRHSFSIADRGAYTGVSASWLHTKDPKPKKVKVKRKPKEKHLRALEHPAAKKKKTTATKTPEAREGDYLAGTVDNIFTLTTVYATKAAAMRAAKAKWDKLQRGVAEFSLTLAMGRADLYPETPVKVSGFKSVIDAQPWLISKVTHSLSSGGYTTQLDFEVLLSDVEYTAEEDDHANDEEV, encoded by the coding sequence ATGATCGGGATAAGCAGCCTGCCGGTGCAGGCCGGGGCGCAGCTGACGCCGGATTTCTTGCTGAAGGTTAACTCTAAGGACGTCACAACCAACATCCGGGATCGCCTTATATCGATGACGCTGACCGATAATCGCGGCTTTGAAGCTGACCAGCTGGATTTTGAGCTGGACGATGCCGACGGCCAGCTTGCAATGCCGGTGCGCGGCGCAGTGATAACGCTGTTTCTCGGCTGGAAGGGGCAGACGCTTTTCGGCAAAGGTAATTTCACCGTTGATGAGGTTGAGCACCACGGCGCGCCGGACACCATGACCATTCGCGCCCGCAGCGCTGATTTCCGTGGCTCGCTCAATTCCCGCCAGGAGGTTTCCTATCACGATACTACCCTGGGGGAAGTCGTCACGCAGATAGCCGGGCGCAATAATTTAAAGCCAATGCTGGCCGATGGATTCGCCGGAATTGCCGTGGCGCACATTGACCAGACGCAGGAGACAGATGCTAAATTCCTGACGCGACTCGCCACGCTGTACGGCGCGGTTGCGGCAGTGAAGGCCGGGCGACTTCTGTTTATAAAGCCCGGTAACGGCGTCACCGCCAGCGGAAAGCTAATCCCGCAGATGACTATCACGCGACAGGATGGCGACCGGCACAGCTTCAGCATTGCTGACCGAGGCGCATATACTGGCGTATCAGCGAGCTGGCTGCATACCAAAGACCCTAAACCTAAGAAAGTTAAGGTAAAGCGCAAGCCCAAAGAAAAGCACCTGCGCGCGCTGGAGCACCCGGCGGCTAAAAAGAAAAAGACGACCGCGACCAAAACACCGGAGGCCAGAGAGGGTGATTATCTGGCTGGTACGGTAGACAATATATTTACGCTGACGACCGTGTATGCGACGAAAGCGGCCGCGATGCGGGCAGCTAAAGCAAAGTGGGATAAGCTACAGCGTGGCGTCGCTGAGTTCTCGCTCACGCTCGCGATGGGGCGCGCCGACCTGTACCCGGAGACGCCGGTCAAAGTGAGCGGCTTTAAGTCGGTGATCGATGCGCAGCCGTGGCTGATTAGCAAAGTGACTCATAGCCTTTCAAGTGGAGGCTATACGACACAACTTGATTTTGAGGTATTGCTATCTGATGTTGAGTACACCGCAGAAGAGGATGACCATGCAAATGACGAAGAGGTGTAA